From the Sebastes fasciatus isolate fSebFas1 chromosome 3, fSebFas1.pri, whole genome shotgun sequence genome, one window contains:
- the LOC141765384 gene encoding up-regulator of cell proliferation-like, with the protein FAEPCLREVLSKIGLEDQYEDKLTLSAVLEINQNDISETKLETVKSLPEAFLKKLMMLNANARSVKCVSSDADTDKSNAINPLDLITALFLCSDGFLQQDIVVKMALCQFAVPLLLPDHEAREITLKLWSMRKIVRTFRRSNQTSRKLSCEERIVFSDIPLVSFVRLGRTSLSKSQMLNQLLSNTKECHDTFYHRNMVCGDVPRRISDGLVEISWYLPCRSTDKFTDPLAVANLRGDIRAFDKQFSFLCQTSAAVYIFCDESEADYFNNLEGKDVKAKVILISSVQGKTFVLKMMTMKPSLKTTNVSQKKKTVAELIRALQESISEVLKNCPNKESIANLADRARCCGILVDEDSDECQSALRNEVKVTKYITSTSKFKEKQMLFQGHVWKSLSWLETECWRLRKVGNQSTEDYRKSLKTKEKDLRSKQQRFEMTAAMLSFLHGVITSEVQRYYFLRWLEIDLDNRTRHQLSALRDRYKELSEKFPQDMEKIAEIDKQISVCSLRLEHFFRECGQLYESAYHLPEYSRQRKTMEQLPALCAQMLLDGFPLELVDGDAANIPMKWVTEVLTELHNTMHSDSKLKVIAIIGAENSGKSTLLQSMFGVRFAASKGTCTRGAFIQLISVNNDARKELGCDCIMIIDTEGLKPHQMVQDDHSHERDKEVASLAVALSDATIVSISKDISREKDVLEMVLHAFTSLKDVGKKPLCHFVHTNTSDLPAVERKKRGKELVKQLNEMIRKDTRMKKAKITKISDVMEFEPDTCTWYIPPIWHGTPPMAPVSVDYSETAHVLKKKLLGDLKKCKERGDLTHFISNVDRFWKSL; encoded by the coding sequence TTTGCAGAGCCATGTCTCAGGGAGGTGCTGTCAAAGATCGGACTCGAGGACCAGTATGAAGACAAGCTCACACTCAGCGCTGTTCTGGAGATAAATCAAAATGATATATCAGAGACTAAACTTGAAACTGTAAAGTCACTTCCCGAGGCCTTTTTGAAGAAACTCATGATGTTGAACGCAAATGCTAGAAGTGTCAAATGTGTGTCCAGCGATGCGGACACAGACAAGAGCAACGCCATCAATCCGCTGGACCTGATAACTGCGTTGTTTCTCTGTTCGGACGGCTTTCTTCAGCAGGACATAGTTGTGAAAATGGCACTTTGCCAGTTTGCGGTCCCGCTCCTGCTGCCCGACCATGAAGCAAGAGAAATCACACTGAAGTTGTGGTCCATGCGCAAAATTGTCCGAACCTTCCGGCGTTCCAACCAGACATCCAGAAAGTTAAGCTGTGAAGAAAGAATTGTGTTCTCTGATATTCCCCTGGTGTCATTCGTCAGGCTGGGGAGGACGAGCTTGTCCAAGTCTCAGATGCTGAACCAGCTGCTCAGTAACACTAAGGAGTGCCATGACACATTTTATCATCGGAACATGGTGTGTGGTGATGTGCCCAGGAGGATTTCAGACGGGCTGGTCGAAATCAGCTGGTACCTCCCGTGTAGGAGCACGGACAAATTCACTGATCCGCTGGCTGTCGCCAACCTCAGAGGAGACATCAGGGCCTTTGACAAGCAATTCTCGTTCCTCTGCCAGACATCTGCAGCTGTTTACATCTTCTGTGATGAATCAGAAGCTGATTACTTCAACAACCTGGAAGGAAAAGATGTGAAAGCAAAGGTCATTTTGATCAGCAGCGTACAGGGGAAAACATTTGTGCTCAAAATGATGACGATGAAACCAAGTTTAAAGACAACCAATGTGAGCCAGAAGAAAAAGACCGTTGCAGAGCTGATAAGAGCCCTCCAGGAATCAATCTCTGAGGTGCTAAAAAACTGCCCAAACAAAGAGTCGATCGCAAATCTGGCTGACAGAGCTCGCTGCTGTGGGATCCTGGTTGATGAGGATAGTGATGAATGCCAGAGTGCGTTGAGGAATGAGGTTAAAGTCACCAAATACATCACTAGCACCTCCAAattcaaagaaaaacaaatgcttTTCCAGGGACACGTCTGGAAATCGCTTTCGTGGCTGGAAACTGAGTGCTGGAGACTGCGAAAAGTTGGCAACCAGAGCACTGAAGACTACCGCAAGTctttgaaaacaaaagaaaaagatcttAGAAGCAAACAGCAAAGATTTGAGATGACAGCTGCAATGTTAAGCTTCCTTCATGGGGTGATCACCTCAGAAGTGCAACGCTACTATTTCCTCAGATGGCTGGAAATCGATTTGGACAATCGGACCCGGCACCAGCTGTCAGCTCTGCGCGATCGTTACAAAGAGCTAAGCGAGAAATTTCCCCAAGATATGGAAAAAATTGCGGAGATTGACAAGCAAATATCCGTTTGCTCTCTACGCCTGGAGCACTTTTTTCGAGAGTGTGGGCAGCTGTATGAAAGCGCTTATCACCTGCCAGAGTACAGCCGTCAGAGAAAAACCATGGAACAACTCCCTGCACTCTGTGCTCAGATGCTGCTGGATGGTTTCCCTCTTGAGCTTGTGGATGGAGATGCAGCAAACATCCCGATGAAATGGGTCACCGAGGTGCTCACCGAGCTTCACAACACGATGCATTCGGACAGTAAGCTCAAAGTCATCGCAATCATCGGAGCTGAAAACTCAGGAAAATCGACTCTGCTCCAAAGCATGTTTGGGGTCAGGTTTGCCGCCAGCAAAGGAACATGCACCAGAGGGGCGTTCATCCAGCTGATCAGTGTCAACAACGACGCCAGGAAGGAACTGGGGTGCGACTGCATCATGATCATCGACACCGAGGGACTGAAACCGCATCAAATGGTTCAAGATGATCATAGCCATGAGCGTGATAAGGAAGTAGCGAGCCTCGCTGTGGCACTTAGTGACGCCACAATCGTCAGCATTTCCAAGGACATCTCCAGAGAGAAAGACGTCTTAGAGATGGTGCTTCATGCTTTCACAAGTTTGAAGGATGTGGGCAAGAAGCCACTGTGTCATTTTGTGCATACCAACACGTCGGACCTGCCTGCtgtagagaggaagaagagaggtaAAGAGTTGGTGAAACAGCTTAATGAAATGATCCGGAAGGACACTAGGATGAAGAAGGCCAAAATCACTAAGATCTCTGATGTGATGGAGTTCGAGCCAGACACTTGCACCTGGTACATTCCTCCCATTTGGCACGGGACTCCACCGATGGCTCCGGTCAGTGTCGACTACAGTGAGACTGCGCATGTTTTGAAAAAGAAACTGCTAGGGGACCTCAAAAAGTGCAAGGAAAGAGGTGATCTGACACATTTTATCAGCAATGTAGATAGATTCTGGAAGAGTTTATGA